Proteins encoded together in one Rhodospirillaceae bacterium window:
- a CDS encoding metallophosphoesterase, whose protein sequence is MTGYTLAHFSDPHLGPLPAAGWREMVNKRLSGFFSWSRNRVHIHKPAVLKLLVDDLRAQAPDHITITGDLVNISLPAEFAAAADWLKTVGNSDNVTIIPGNHDAYVDMPFAQSLAKWADYMKGVRGLDAAETPPTAHDDFPFIRRLGPIALIGTSTAVPMPPFIAAGRLGPNQLGRLRDQLKRLGAEGVFRIVLIHHPPFGGGAYKRKSLLDAASFQDVLAEAGAELVLHGHTHVSGLGRIPTKQGPIPVIGVPSASAIAAGHKDPSRYHLYRIRRLTDSWQLDIDIRGLNPQQDAFEPQGSMALTIPLISSRPVPAEAAA, encoded by the coding sequence GTGACCGGCTACACATTGGCGCATTTCAGCGATCCGCATCTTGGCCCACTACCTGCCGCTGGGTGGCGGGAAATGGTCAACAAGCGCCTATCCGGCTTCTTCTCCTGGTCTCGCAATCGAGTGCATATCCATAAACCGGCCGTCCTGAAACTGCTCGTCGATGATCTCCGGGCTCAGGCGCCAGACCACATCACGATCACCGGCGACCTTGTGAATATCTCGCTGCCGGCGGAATTTGCAGCGGCAGCGGATTGGCTGAAAACAGTCGGCAATTCGGACAACGTCACGATTATCCCAGGCAATCACGACGCCTACGTTGATATGCCCTTTGCACAGTCCCTGGCGAAGTGGGCCGATTACATGAAGGGCGTGCGTGGACTGGATGCGGCAGAAACACCACCAACTGCCCATGACGACTTTCCTTTCATCCGCCGCCTCGGACCGATTGCCCTCATTGGCACTTCGACTGCTGTTCCAATGCCGCCCTTTATCGCCGCCGGTCGGCTTGGACCGAACCAGTTGGGCCGCCTGCGCGACCAACTGAAGCGTTTAGGGGCGGAAGGGGTGTTTCGCATCGTGTTGATTCACCACCCGCCCTTCGGTGGAGGTGCCTATAAGCGGAAGTCCCTCCTGGATGCCGCGTCCTTTCAGGATGTACTGGCCGAAGCTGGTGCGGAACTGGTGCTCCACGGCCACACCCATGTGTCGGGGCTTGGCCGCATTCCCACGAAGCAGGGACCTATTCCTGTCATTGGCGTGCCGTCAGCATCGGCGATCGCCGCCGGCCACAAGGATCCATCGCGCTATCATCTCTATCGAATCAGACGCCTGACGGATTCCTGGCAACTTGATATCGACATTCGCGGCCTCAATCCTCAACAGGACGCCTTTGAACCCCAAGGCAGTATGGCGCTGACGATTCCCCTGATATCATCCCGGCCGGTGCCAGCAGAGGCTGCCGCCTGA